From the Deinococcus gobiensis I-0 genome, the window GGGCTGGGGCTGTTCGGCACGCTGCTGGCCCTGGGGGCGCTGACGGTCCTGAGCGACCAGCCCACCGCACGCTTCGCGCTCGTGTCGGTCTTTCTGCTGGTGAACAAGGGCGCGCTGCTGCACCTGGTCCTGCGTGAGATCCGCCGCACGCCGGCCCTCGCCGGCGCCTACCGCCTGAACCTGGGGCTGCTGCTGCTCACGGCCCTGCTGACCCTGCCGCGCACCTGGGCGCTGCTCAGTGGACAGGCGCCGGCCGACAGCTTCATGCCCACCCTGCCCAACCTGCTGACCGCGCTGGCCTTCCTGACGATGGCCGTGGGCGGGGCCTTCGCGTTCTGGGCGCTGCACGAGGACCGGCGGCGCGAGGAGGTGCGCGCGCTGCACGGCGAACTCGAACGGCTCGCCCACCGCGATCCCCTCACCGGCCTGCTCAACCGCCGGGGGTTCCGGCAGGCGCAGGAGCAGTGGGAGGCGCGGGGCGGGCCGGAAGCGGCGACCCTGCTGGTGTTCGACATCGACGGGTTCAAGACCATGAACGACCGCCTCGGGCACGCCCTGGGCGACGACTGTCTGCGCGCCCTGGCCGCGTGCCTGGACGACGTGGCGCGCGAGGGCGACGTCGCCGGGCGCATGGGCGGCGACGAATTCCTGCTGCTGCTCACCGGCCCCGCCGCGCAGATCGAGGCGCAGGTCAGCGGCCTGACGAGCCGGCTGTACCCCGGCTGGGGCACGCCGTTGGGCTTCAGCGCCAGCTTCGGGGCGGCGCGGTTCCGGCGCGGGGACTCGCTGGACGGCGCCGTCCGGCAGGCCGACGAGGCGATGTACGCCCGCAAGGCCGCGGGCCTGCCCCGGCGCTCTCCTCAGCCCAGCCCGGCCGCCCCGGTCGCGCCGGCCCTGATCCGCTCCGCCGCCTCCTGAGCCGGGCACGGCCGCGCGCTTCAGCCGTAGCGGTCCAGAAAGGCGTCCCGGGGCATCCAGGCCATCTTGGGCCAGGCCTGCCCGTCGCTGGGCGTGCGGGTGGTGCCGTAGGCGGCGCGCACGAGCCGGAAACCCAGGCCGTACCAGCGGGCCCGCAGGGGCGGCAGCTCCAGCAGCGTGAAGCCGGACTTTTCCAGGGGGCCGTGAAACAGCGTGACCGCGAAGACCGCCTGGGCCGGGGCCAGCTCGGGCCGGTCGCGCAGGGCCGCGCCCACGTCCTTCAGGCTGCGCTGGTAGGCGCGGTAGGTCCCCAGCAGGCTGCGCGAGGCCAGCCCCACCAGCCGCGCCGAGTTGAGGTGCAGTTCGGCGGTGGGGGTCCCCGGCGGCAGCGGCAGCGGAGGCGGGGCGTGGTCCAGCGGCGCCACCCGCATGACCGCGTCGGCGCGCTGCGACAGGTCGATCACGCCCTCCTGCCGGGCGTAGCGGTCCTCGACCACGGCCGAGTACAGCGCGGCGGCGAGGTCGCGCGGCGTGCCGGCCCGCAGGTCCGGCAGCGCGCGCACCGGTCCCGGCCGGTAGCCCAGCGCCCGCGCGGCCGGCAGGAAGGCCCCGAGTTCGGCCGGCCAGGCCCGCACGACCGCGCCCGGCTGGGGTTCCTCCAGCGGCGCGGGCAGCGGGGCCACGCCCCAGGCCCACAGGCGGCGCAGCGCCGCGCCCGAGAGCGCCCCCCCGTCCAGCGCCCAGGCCGTGACCGGCTGCCCGGCGACGGCCTCCAGCAGCGCCAGGCCCGCGCCGCCCGGCTCGGGTGGCCCGAAGCCCGCGATCTCGTGGCCGGCCAGCGTGGCGGCCCGCAATTCGGTGGGGACCTGGGCGGCCAGAGCGGGCGGCACGAGCAGGGTGGCGCGGGCGCGGCCCGCTTCCAGGGCGTCCAGCGCCGCGCGCAGGTGCCGGGGCGAGTCGGCGGG encodes:
- a CDS encoding YkoP family protein yields the protein MTGRPAFRSPWPPLLRAGAFGALRGGHPGDPALGLEVPADSPRHLRAALDALEAGRARATLLVPPALAAQVPTELRAATLAGHEIAGFGPPEPGGAGLALLEAVAGQPVTAWALDGGALSGAALRRLWAWGVAPLPAPLEEPQPGAVVRAWPAELGAFLPAARALGYRPGPVRALPDLRAGTPRDLAAALYSAVVEDRYARQEGVIDLSQRADAVMRVAPLDHAPPPLPLPPGTPTAELHLNSARLVGLASRSLLGTYRAYQRSLKDVGAALRDRPELAPAQAVFAVTLFHGPLEKSGFTLLELPPLRARWYGLGFRLVRAAYGTTRTPSDGQAWPKMAWMPRDAFLDRYG
- a CDS encoding GGDEF domain-containing protein: MDPSSLFFSPEALLGGVLWLTVTFVCLLMLGLTWWRPSYAGWRGWACGNAGVVLGMLIGALRTPDTRLTSVLLGNGLVLLGSALLLLAFTRFAGGRPTRRALWGHGLGLFGTLLALGALTVLSDQPTARFALVSVFLLVNKGALLHLVLREIRRTPALAGAYRLNLGLLLLTALLTLPRTWALLSGQAPADSFMPTLPNLLTALAFLTMAVGGAFAFWALHEDRRREEVRALHGELERLAHRDPLTGLLNRRGFRQAQEQWEARGGPEAATLLVFDIDGFKTMNDRLGHALGDDCLRALAACLDDVAREGDVAGRMGGDEFLLLLTGPAAQIEAQVSGLTSRLYPGWGTPLGFSASFGAARFRRGDSLDGAVRQADEAMYARKAAGLPRRSPQPSPAAPVAPALIRSAAS